CATACTTCCAAAAGAAGTATGATGTTCTGAAGAAAGTTCTTAACAGCAGGTTTAGCAGGTTTACGAGAGGTACAGTATTGATTCTTACTTGGTTTGTAAACCATATCTCAGGTAGGTTGGTACTTGAGATATAGCAGAAGTTTTCTACAAGAGATAAAGTAATGAAATCTCAGTACGTGGTTTCTAATGGTTTGGCTTGAAGCCTCTGCAAAATTTAAACTATTGAAAAAAGTAGATGTACTTTGCTTGTCTGTTTTTCTCTACTGAGCTCATAATAAGAATGTTTAGCTGTGACTTCAAGCCTGTACTCCCTGGGAAGAACATAACGATTTGTAATGCTCTTGTGAAAAGGTGAGGAACAGACCCAAAGGCGCATCTGAATGAATGGTCAAGCCACTGACAGATACAtaccaataaatgaataaacataacCATGGTCCTGAAATTCTACCTCAAGGAATATGGTTGTAATTtgagctttttaaattaaatgctaTTTTTGCCAATTGCAAATGCCCTTGTATTCTAGCCTCAAACTCTTGCTGTGAACCTAGAACAACGTGTTTCTCACAGAGATAATATATTTAGTgatgtgtgcacactcagtcgtgtctgactcttcgaccccatgaactgtagctcttcaggttcctctgtccatgggatttccccgggaagaatactggagtgggctgccatttcctcctccagaggattttcctgacccagggatcaaatccacgtctccggtgtctcctgcattaaaggcaggttctttaccacttgagccatcggGGAATAATATCTAGTGGTTAATGGTTTAGATTACAGATTATTACTGTACCTTTTTGAGTCTCCCAGGTCAAGACCCTTTGGGGATTTTTATTTGTTACGGTGCTTTGAGCAAACGGTGTCCTGAGGCTACTTGGcagtctttccttttcctcccctccccaaatCCTTGCTATTGTACCTAAGCACTTGATTATTAATCAAGTTGAATGAGACACATATGAAATGATCCAGAGCAGAAGAGCTTAATCGTTGGTCAGTTGACTCCAGAAAGCATCTGGTAATCAGTGTGATGTCACCATGAGACCAGGTGTTTCCATTGTTGCCTGCCTCTGTTGATAGCACATTGAGTTCAAACACCAGTTCCCATTTAAATTACATGCCACTTGTACTCACAGTTCAGACAGGTACTGGTTTCCAGACTGTAGAGCTTCTGTTTCTGATGCTGCATCTGTCTCCTCACAGAATGCTTGATTTCTTAGATTCTCTCAAAAGGGGAGTCAGTTGCTTCTCCTAATCTTCTTCATTACTTTTCCTACACTTCTGCGTTCCTCTAGGGCATGCTGGCAGAGAGTCATTAGTAACGAAGATGTTTGTGTGTCTAATCTTGACTCTGCTGGAAACTCTTTACCCTGTTTTTAGTCTTTGTACACTGTAGAAGTTGGTGCTCAGAGGAATCAGCTTGTAGTAGGGATTTGAAATTTGGTACCTAAAACCCTTTTTACTTAGGTAGCTTTTGTGGACAGCTGGAATACACCCCCCTCCTCTGAAGTTTAGAAGACTCTAGAAATGTGTTTCTGGATGATGCTtggagattttgttttgttttgttttatgttttggctgttTGGTTTTATGTTTTATGCAGCATGTGATGGGGGCCTCTAAGTTcctcaaccaaggattgaacacaagccctctgcagtggaagctcagagtcttaaccactggattgccagggaagttccctgatGCTTGTTTTAAAGACAGCTGTGGAgcccttgctttttctttcatctctAGGCTCCCTTCAACTTTTATACATGAGGAACTTAGTCACGTGGGGAGTGAGAGTCCAGCAGTTGATTGAATCTGGTATTAAGGGcttcattttcttgcctttatTGTTTTCTCGGCATCTTACCATATCTCCAACTTGGCCATTAGATTTGAAAGTTATTGTATCACTTAAACTATtctggtttcttctttttctctatttgaaGGCAACTCCACCCCTGCTCCCATCTGACCAGGGAAGTGTGCAAAGGTGTGTTATCACCACACAAGCAAAATGATTTCCTAAAACTCCCATCTGTGAATACCTAGAATGAAAAGGGCAGCCCTCATGAGAGCTGCAAGATATGGCTCTCAGAAACTCCATCCTTATTTTTATAAACTTCAAAGATTTCAAAATCATTCCTATGATGGCAAAAATATGCAAAGATACAGCTGCGTTCTGCATGAAGATACACCTGCTTGCCAAGCCCTTTCAGCCCCACAGTGTAACATATGACTCTGTATTAGGGTGTCTCCATCCCAGATGACTAAGCCATGCTTCTCTCTCATTGCACTTACAGACTTTGGCACTCTGTATACAGGTTCACATAGACTCTTAAACATAATATGTTGCTTCTCATGTGAATTGTCACCATTGCTTTTCTTGTCTGATTTCCCCACCTCACCATGAGCAACTTGAGGGCAGAACAATTTTCCCTTATTTGTCTTgcataggtgctcaataaatattttttcttttggatggatggatggatggatggatggggacATACAGCATCACTCCCTGAAAGCCTAGATGACCCTTGAGCTCCATGACTTTAGGTTTAGGGCACTGGCATCCAACTCAGGATAAATATCTTCTCTGTCCTTATTTTTTACCCTCTAAAACAGTCCtcaaaaactgttttccaaaggttGTACATCAGCCAGCATCACTTTGAATTTGAGGATTGGCCCTCCAGAGGCTcattagcatttattttttatagcagCCATTAAAGTAGTATTTGGTCTGTttgtcgtgtccagctttttaaTCTCTGGTCAGAATCACACATAAAAAACCCTCTGCAATTCTTTGAAAAGGTTAGTCAAGGACAGAATTCTGTGCCTTTTCCCCTAGTTTTAGCTGGCAACCCTGTTTCCTTTATGTTTGGCATTTGGTTATTTGGACAAGTATAAATATGTTCCTTCTAGCTGATACTGGGTTTTGTAATGGATACAGTTCATTTTCTTCCATCTGAAAACTGTCAGACACTATGCATTACCTTTCTTTCAATTCAGTGGGCTGAGCCCAGGGACTTACCTGTTCTTTCTTTATGGGATAAAACTGGTTACCTGAGAGATGCTATTCCAGGATTTCCTATTATTTATTAGGTGCTTCAGTTCCCTCTGAGTGAGCTTATGAGAATGTTTTCACCTAGGAACAATTAAATGTTAATTATCCCGTTTTATGAAATGTCCAGTAATTATCACTCTCTAAAAATGAGCTTGAAAATTAAGCCTTTGTTAAAATCAGCATTATTTTAGTACATTGTATAACAAcactttgattcatttttttaaactcccaatagagtatcttaaaaaaaaaaaaagacaactttttATTACGGAAATTATCAAACAGATGCAAAAGTAGAATAGTAGAACAAATCTCTATGTGCAGGTCAGAGAACTTCAGCAGTTCCCAGTATGTGGCCAATCTCCTTTCATCTACACTTTGCCCCTTGCAGGATAAGTCCCAGTAAAGTATGCTGATCACCAGGGCTTAGTGAGTTACAAGTAACTTGGTTCTTGGATAAGTCTGAGTTCTAAAGATGATTTGTGCCAATGTCTCTactttgagaaaatatttcagtGCATGATTGataaaatggcaccccactccagtattcttaccaggaaaatcccaaggacaggagcctggcaggctacagtccatggggttgcaaagagtcggatatgacacttaaaaaaaagggaaagggtGGTTTTAatctcattagaaaaaaaatactgaagccCTTCTTGAACTTTGGAGTTTCTTCCCTGGAACAACCTTTGGTAGATAGAGATGATTAAAGTGATAGGAGTGGGTCATCTTTAGCCCTGGTGCTTCCAGAGAAGTCAGTGGACAGGCTTGAGAGCACGGGGTATTTCTTACCCTCAGCCTCAGGGTAGAGGGGCCATTCATctaatttatagttttttaaagcAATAGGATTATGCAGACCTCACTCTAACCTTACCAATGCCACCTTTGGCATTGGAACAGATTTCAATTTTCTATAAGAAGAAGAACCATAAGAAGAAAAGCCTTCTCCAGGAATAGTGTTCCAAATGAAATACTGCCCACATTAAATTCAGAGTTGTTACTTACTAATATGCAGCAGACCTTTGTTTACCAAACAGAAAGTTCCCCAAAGAGGGAGGGGTGGTTAGCCAACTTGAATAAACTTGGACGGCTGTGGAAGAAATAAATTCCCGCTTAAGTATTTTATTACCggtatatattcatttaaaatcatacatattttaatttagaaacatTCCCCTTTCTACTTATATACCAGGAAACCATTTTATTCCAGGTTTTTCATGTATCTTTAGCATCTGCTTCTGATATTACCAGGATCACTTTTTGATTCACTGACAGTTTCCTAGAGAATATCATCTTTGCTTCCACCTAAGATGATGGAAATACAGTACCTCTGTCACCAAATATTTCATACTGATCACCAAAAATTTTAGATGAAACCacagattcatttcatatatcaATTGGGCAGTTGTTCTCTTAGTTAATCCAGTAGGTGTTCATACATATGCTTCACAGCCTATCCatttaattgctttttaaagtgaCTTTGAAAGGGCTTGTTTACCAAAGAGGTGTTAATTTTATCTCCTTTTTGAAACCAAACTGGCATTGATTGAAATTGTTTCACACTTGGATGTCATCCCCAAATAGCAATTTACTGTTCAAAATGAAGTAACCTagcaggaaagcctgatgtgctgcagtccatggggtcaccaagagtcagactgagcaacggaacaacaAAGTGAGCCTTCTGTAGCCGAAGAAAGCAGACTggggacgggggtggggtggggtggggtggggtggggtgggggagggagtctCACCTTGTGGTCAAACTGACACCTCCAGAGGATGATTCTGTAACTCCAGTAACTTTCCTGCCCCTCAAGGCCACCGTCCTTCAGACCTTTGCATGAACCGATTTTAAACGGCAGTCCTTCCGCCTGTCTCTGTCTCCGCAGATCCGATCGCACCCGCAGTTTGGCGATCTCTGCCAGAGGACCACGGCTGCTTCCTGCTGCCCCAGCTGGACGCTGGGGAACTACATCGCTATTCTGAACAACAGATCATCCTGCCAGAAAATCGTGGAACGCGACGTCTCTCATACCTTGAAGCTTCTCCGGACCTGCGCCAAACACTACCAGAACGGCaccctggagccagactgctGGGACATGGCAGCCCGGAGGAAGGACCAGCTCAAGTGCACAAATGTGCCGCGGAAATGCACCAAGTACAACGCCGTGTACCAGATCCTCCACTACTTGGTGGACAAGGACTTCATGGCCCCGAAGACGGCCGATTACACGCCCACTCTGAAGTACAGCATGCTCTTTTCGCCCACCGAGAAAGGCGAGAGCATGATGAACATCTACCTGGACAACTTCGAAAACTGGAACTCATCCGACGGCGTCACCACTGTCACCGGCATTGAGTTTGGAATCAAGCACAGCTTGTTTCAGGATTATCTTCTGATGGATACGGTGTATCCCGCCATCGCCATGGTGATCGTCCTTTTAGTCATGTGCGTCTACACCAGGTCCATGTTCATCACCCTGATGACGATGTTTGCCATCATCAGTTCTTTGATCGTGTCCTATTTTCTCTACCGCGTGGTGTTTAACTttgaattcttcccttttatgAACCTCACCGCGCTCATTATTCTGGTGGGCATTGGAGCAGACGATGCTTTCGTCCTGTGTGACGTCTGGAACTACACCAAATTTGACAAGCCTCACGCGGAAACATCAGAGACAGTGAGCATCGCGCTGCAGCACGCCGCCCTGTCCATGTTCGTCACCAGTTTTACCACGGCAGCTGCCTTTTACGCCAACTACGTGAGCAACATCACGGCCATCAGATGCTTCGGGGTGTATGCGGGGACAGCCATCCTCGTCAATTACGTGCTGATGGTCACGTGGCTTCCGGCGGTGGTTGTCCTGCACGAGCGGTAtctgcttaatatcttcagctGTTTCAAGAAGCCCCAGCAGCAGATTTACGACAACAAAAGCTGCTGGACGGTGGCCTGTCAGAAGTGCCACAAAGTCCTTTTTGCCATTTCAGAAGCATCtcgaattttttttgaaaaagtctTACCGTGCATTGTTATTAAGTTTCGCTACCTCTGGCTATTCTGGTTCCTGGCCTTAACGGTGGGCGGGGCCTACATCGTCTGCATAAACCCAAAGATGAAGCTGCCCTCCTTGGAGCTGTCTGAGTTTCAGGTGTTCAGGTCGTCCCATCCTTTCGAACGTTATGACGCCGAGTACAAAAAGCTGTTCATGTTCGAGCGTGTCCATCACGGAGAGGAGCTCCACATGCCCATCACAGTCATCTGGGGTGTATCCCCAGAGGACAACGGCAACCCCCTAAACCCTAAGAGCAAAGGGAAGCTGACTTTGGACAGCGCCTTCAACATCGCCAGTCCGGCTTCGCAGCTCTGGATTTTGCACTTCTGTCAAAAACTGAGAAATCAGACCTTCTTTTACCAGACGGACGAACAGGACTTCACCAGCTGCTTCATCGAGACGTTTAAGCAGTGGATGGAAAACCAGGACTGCGATGAGCCTGCCCTGTACCCGTGCTGCAGCCACTGGAGCTTCCCCTACAAGCAGGAGATTTTCGAACTGTGCATCAAGAGAGCCATCATGGAGCTGGAGAGGAGCACAGGCTACCACTTAGACAGCAAGACCCCGGGGCCGAGGTTTGACATCAATGACACCATCAGGGCGGTCGTGTTAGAGTTCCAGAGTACCTACCTCTTCACCCTGGCTTATGAAAAGATGCATCAGTTTTATAAAGAGGTGGACTCGTGGATTTCCAATGAGTTGAGTTCTGCCCCTGAGGGCCTCAGCCACGGCTGGTTTGTCAGCAATCTGGAGTTCTATGACCTCCAGGACAGCCTCTCCGACGGCACCCTCATTGCCATGGGGCTGTCCGTGGCCGTGGCCTTCAGCGTGATGCTGCTGACCACTTGGAACATCATCATCAGCCTTTACGCCATCATTTCGATTGCCGGAACTATATTTGTCACCGTGGGTTCTCTCGTCCTGCTGGGCTGGGAGCTGAACGTTTTGGAGTCAGTCACCATCTCAGTGGCTGTGGGCCTATCTGTAGACTTTGCTGTCCATTATGGGGTGGCTTATCGCTTGGCCCCAGACGCTGACCGAGAAGGGAAGGTGATCTTCTCTCTGAGTCGCATGGGCTCTGCCATCGCCATGGCCGCGCTGACCACCTTCGTGGCCGGGGCCATGATGATGCCCTCTACGGTTCTGGCTTACACCCAGCTGGGCACCTTCATGATGCTCATCATGTGTATTAGCTGGGCTTTCGCCACCTTCTTTTTCCAATGCATGTGCCGGTGCCTTGGGCCGCAGGGGACCTGCGGTCAGATCCCTTTACCTAAAAAACTCCAGTGCAGTGCCTTCTCCCACGCCTTGTCTGCAAGTCCTGGTGACAAGCGACCAAGCAAAACACACACCCTGAATGCTTATCATTTAGATCCCAGGGGCCAGACAGCAGAAATGGAACATGAGTTTTATGAATTGGAACCTCTGGCAGCCCACAGCTGCGCAGCCTCTGAGAAGACCACTTACGAAGAGACCCATATCTGCTCTGAATTTTTCAGCAGCCAGGCAAGGCATTTAGGGCTGCCTGTCCACACAGCTTACAACAGTGAACTCAACAAAAGCACCAAAAATGACACGAGTCCTGCCTTGTTGCAGACCTCTCTTGAACAGCACACCATGTGTCACTTCTTCTCTCTGAATCAGAGATGCAGCTGCCCAAATGCCTACAAACATTTGAAATACGGCCCGCCCTCTTGCCAGCAGATGGGTGACTGTTTGTGCCACCAGTGCGCTCCCACTGCCAGCAGCTTCGTGCACGTCCAGAATGGCCTGGTGCCTCTGAAGGCCGCACACCAAGCCCCCGAGGGCTTCGTGCATCCAGTCCCACACATCCACCCTTGTCCTGGCCTACAGTgcagggcaaaaccacctggagcCCCGAATGCTCTGTCCAGGAGTTTCTTCCTCCACCCAGTACAGCACATTCAGGCCCAAGATAAAATCACTAAGACCAGTGTGCACAGTCTTCAGAGCCTCGAAGAGCATCTTCCAAAGACGGTAGAGCCATCATCGTTGGTCTGCAGAAGTGCTGGAGCCTTACACAAAGCCTGCTGTGGTCCTGAGACTCACCCAAGGGGACTCTGTAAGAACAGAGACCTCGGGACCACAGAGGGCAGTGGCGGGGCCGCCGACAAGGACTCCGTTTCAGTGAGTCAGACCAACAAGGCAGAAAGGCAGGTGGAGCCGAGCCCATCACAGACTGATGTTATTATGAGCTCAGAACATTTAAATCAGAATGAACCCAAATTTCTATTTAACCATTTAATAGGGGAGGCCGGTTATAGGTCCTGCCCAAACGATCCACAGAGCTGTGGCAGAATTGTGAGAGTTAAGTGCAATTCTGTGGACTGTCAAATACCAAACATCGGAGCCAATGTGCCTGCTGTATTAACACCCTCGGAACTTTCTGGCGAAAGTTTGTTAATAAAAACACTTTAATAAATATAGTATTAAACCAGTGCCTCAGTCGTTCCTTTGAAATAAACGTAAAAATCCAGAAGTTTAGAAACAGAGTCCAAAAATACAGGAACAAACAAGTTTCACTTTGTCAAAAATCATGAAGTATTGTTAGGTTCCATATGAATAATCAACAAACGCTTGTATCTAATGAGTGTTAAGAGTGTTAGCTGTTTGgggttttatattttcaaaaagtacAGTTGTTTTTTGACATTTATACTCAGCTTGAGCAGTTATTACCTGTTTCTCTACCCTCTCTTAGCAGTGAGTCGAAGATTTAGGGTCTGAATTATCTAGAACTTTCATTTCTCCCTGGCGGTTGTATTTACCTGATAACCCTTATTCTGGTGCCTTTGATTGTCAGTAGTTCGGGCTTTTGATGACTTAAgataaatactgatttttaagaaCGCTACTTCAGTTGGGATCCAGGATCTAAACAACTTTAAAATGGCTAATTTTGATGAGACCTCATTCAGAAATGAACTGCCAAGCATTTAAATAGTGCCTTCCACCTGTCTGCGTGGGTAGACTGTCCATGAAGCCAACGATCCATTTATATCGAAACTGGcatctttcttttcaaattagccaAAATGTACAGTCATTCCACAGTTACACCTGTTCACTCAGGAGTCATGGGCACCATCTTGGGTCTGGTGACAACGATGTTAGGGCCACAGAAGGAAGAGCACAGATGTAGAGAGGTGATCACCTGAAATGATAAGTTTCATCTTGACTAGAGAGCCCCAGTTCGGAtgaagcagtcagagaagaactTGTTCTATGCAGTTTTGTTTCAGTCTTGCCCAACCCCCAGGGGAATGTGTTCAGAGGGCTGTGTTCTCCTGGGCTAAGATGTCTTGGGATATGCATTGATGATTTTATTGTGCAGCTAACACCTGGAAATGCTGAACCTACAGGCAGCGTCTTAACTGACACTCCTGTATCTTGTGTTAGATCAAGCTCCAATCCTTGAGCTGTCGGAGCACGCTTTCTGGGTAATTCTTCAGGTGACAGAGCCTCCTTTCAGGCTGTCATCTGACAGAGTGTGCATTCCTGTCCCAGGCAGGGAGCCTTCCACTGCATTCTTCCTTCTGGGTTCTGCCTCCAGTTTGATCCTCTGAAGAAAACTGGAGGAAATAATTCTAAGTACAAGGTTCATTCCaaaaattctgttattttctcaGAATGGTTGTCCATCTTAGATCTGCATGTTATTCAGGACCTGAAAAGGCTGTCAAGAGTTGGAAAGGGTCTTACAGTTCATTGACTCCACTCCATCTCCACCACACCACCTTTCTGTGAAAGCAGCTTTCCAGCTTTCGCTTGAATACTTCGGTGACAAGAAACTTACTACCTGACTAccttgcgtgcatgctcagtcatttcagtcgtgtccgactcttcgtgaccctatgaactgtagtccaccgggctcctccatccttgggattctccagataagagaatcccctggagtgggttgctgtgccttcttccaggggatcttcccagcccagcgattgaacctgcatctctacgtctcctgcattggccaggtaggttctttattacttgtaccacctgggaagccccacctgaCTACCTTGGTTGAACCCAAATCTGTTGTATAGTTTTTCTATGCTATTTGGTTCTCATTCTGTTCTCTGAAGTGGAAACACATGGCTCTCATCTTTCTGCCAGATGGCATCCCTAAAGAGATTTGAAAACAGTAGTCCTGTCTTCCCACTCATATCCCTAGTTCACTCTACTGTTCTTCTCATGACTAGGTTTTAAGTGATTGAGCAATTACTATCTCTGGATAAGTAAAGTTGTTGAACTCCTTGCCCAAATACCAGATCCAAGCAGACTCCAGTAGAGCACAGGAAGGAGGGCCAACCCCAAGGAGACAGGATGGTGCTTCTGGTAGCTCACTTAGAGATGGAAATAACTTCTGGCTCAGGCCTGACAGCTGCCTCACATTGCAGCTTTGAGGAACCTCAGCCCACTAAATATCTCTCCTGGACTGCTGCCAAGCTGCCCCTTCAGACCGATTCCTTTCTGACCCTGATATTTGGGATCATATGTGCATACCCAGTGCACTCAAGCTCCCTTAGAAAAATccaaggaagagaagggaacactgGAAAACAGGACTCACGATCCCCAGCACTAtatcctttgttttccttctgaacATGTAAATATAAAGTTGGCCACTGAAAATGCAGTGATCCGAAGGCACTTCTTTTTTTATGCTGAGCAGGGATACAGATTGAATTAAagggcaacaagagaagcaaacTTCTTTACCAGGAGTCCAACCCACAAGACTCCTGTGAGCTAAGCGCTATTTCATGTAGAAATTAAAAACTGGGATGAAAGGGACttaggaggaggagagaagtCCTTTGTCTTTTCCCTTGGGCCTCGGTCCAGCACCGCTCTTGATCTGCCCCTGCACCTGCCCTGGTTTCGGGGGGCTGGAGGGGCCTCTCTTCCCTCCCACACCACCCACTCTGCTTCATCACCCTCAACCTTGAATGCTGTCAGAACCTTTTCACATTGATTTCATCTACAGACTCTGAACTGTGAATTGACTCTATTTTTTATGCAAGAATTTTCTAGAGAATTTGTTAGCTGGGACTagaaagttgttttatttttaattattcctcATTCTGGGCAGCAAAGGATCACGATTTGTAGCTCCGTTTCACAAAGACAATTTGTCCACTGTCCTCTTCTAGAGGGACTGCAAAACAGAGGAGGCTAATTTGTACATAGGGGGAAAGAGTCCTTTTACTGTGAAAACTATTTGTAACTTGGAGGGTATTTGCTTATGAAAAGGATGTTCTTACACGCTTGTGCAACAGAACACACCTCTGAGGTCTGACTCCAAGTTACCAAGTTTGTCGCTGACTTCTTCCTTGCAAGGCCACTTTTTAAATCCCTTTTGTAGTGGTGTAGCCAccaagtcacgtccgactcttgaaccccaaggactgtagcccgccaggctcctctgtccatgggattttccaggcaaaaataccggagtgggttgctgtttccttctccagggttttaaATCCCTAC
The Ovis canadensis isolate MfBH-ARS-UI-01 breed Bighorn chromosome 12, ARS-UI_OviCan_v2, whole genome shotgun sequence genome window above contains:
- the DISP1 gene encoding protein dispatched homolog 1 isoform X5: MAMSNGNSDFMVLSNGSIATSATTPSPLTPCDGDPAAQQLAPKEAPRTKVSPNGCLQVNGTVKSSFLPLDNQRTPPVLPQCCHPCPYHHPLTPHDSHQECHPEASPAAPPALASCCMQPHSEYSASLCPNHSPVYQTTCCLQPSPSFCLHHPWPDHFQHQHVPQHIANIRPSRPFKLPKSYAALIADWPVVVLGMCTVFIVVCALVGVLVPELPDFSDPLLGFEPRGTAIGQRLVTWNNMVKNTGYKATLANYPFKYADEQAKSHRDDRWSDDHYEREKREVDWNFHKDSFFCDVPSDRYSRVVFTSAGGETLWNLPAIKSMCNVDNSRIRSHPQFGDLCQRTTAASCCPSWTLGNYIAILNNRSSCQKIVERDVSHTLKLLRTCAKHYQNGTLEPDCWDMAARRKDQLKCTNVPRKCTKYNAVYQILHYLVDKDFMAPKTADYTPTLKYSMLFSPTEKGESMMNIYLDNFENWNSSDGVTTVTGIEFGIKHSLFQDYLLMDTVYPAIAMVIVLLVMCVYTRSMFITLMTMFAIISSLIVSYFLYRVVFNFEFFPFMNLTALIILVGIGADDAFVLCDVWNYTKFDKPHAETSETVSIALQHAALSMFVTSFTTAAAFYANYVSNITAIRCFGVYAGTAILVNYVLMVTWLPAVVVLHERYLLNIFSCFKKPQQQIYDNKSCWTVACQKCHKVLFAISEASRIFFEKVLPCIVIKFRYLWLFWFLALTVGGAYIVCINPKMKLPSLELSEFQVFRSSHPFERYDAEYKKLFMFERVHHGEELHMPITVIWGVSPEDNGNPLNPKSKGKLTLDSAFNIASPASQLWILHFCQKLRNQTFFYQTDEQDFTSCFIETFKQWMENQDCDEPALYPCCSHWSFPYKQEIFELCIKRAIMELERSTGYHLDSKTPGPRFDINDTIRAVVLEFQSTYLFTLAYEKMHQFYKEVDSWISNELSSAPEGLSHGWFVSNLEFYDLQDSLSDGTLIAMGLSVAVAFSVMLLTTWNIIISLYAIISIAGTIFVTVGSLVLLGWELNVLESVTISVAVGLSVDFAVHYGVAYRLAPDADREGKVIFSLSRMGSAIAMAALTTFVAGAMMMPSTVLAYTQLGTFMMLIMCISWAFATFFFQCMCRCLGPQGTCGQIPLPKKLQCSAFSHALSASPGDKRPSKTHTLNAYHLDPRGQTAEMEHEFYELEPLAAHSCAASEKTTYEETHICSEFFSSQARHLGLPVHTAYNSELNKSTKNDTSPALLQTSLEQHTMCHFFSLNQRCSCPNAYKHLKYGPPSCQQMGDCLCHQCAPTASSFVHVQNGLVPLKAAHQAPEGFVHPVPHIHPCPGLQCRAKPPGAPNALSRSFFLHPVQHIQAQDKITKTSVHSLQSLEEHLPKTVEPSSLVCRSAGALHKACCGPETHPRGLCKNRDLGTTEGSGGAADKDSVSVSQTNKAERQVEPSPSQTDVIMSSEHLNQNEPKFLFNHLIGEAGYRSCPNDPQSCGRIVRVKCNSVDCQIPNIGANVPAVLTPSELSGESLLIKTL
- the DISP1 gene encoding protein dispatched homolog 1 isoform X4, which encodes MKQSENPGSGNWSMAMSNGNSDFMVLSNGSIATSATTPSPLTPCDGDPAAQQLAPKEAPRTKVSPNGCLQVNGTVKSSFLPLDNQRTPPVLPQCCHPCPYHHPLTPHDSHQECHPEASPAAPPALASCCMQPHSEYSASLCPNHSPVYQTTCCLQPSPSFCLHHPWPDHFQHQHVPQHIANIRPSRPFKLPKSYAALIADWPVVVLGMCTVFIVVCALVGVLVPELPDFSDPLLGFEPRGTAIGQRLVTWNNMVKNTGYKATLANYPFKYADEQAKSHRDDRWSDDHYEREKREVDWNFHKDSFFCDVPSDRYSRVVFTSAGGETLWNLPAIKSMCNVDNSRIRSHPQFGDLCQRTTAASCCPSWTLGNYIAILNNRSSCQKIVERDVSHTLKLLRTCAKHYQNGTLEPDCWDMAARRKDQLKCTNVPRKCTKYNAVYQILHYLVDKDFMAPKTADYTPTLKYSMLFSPTEKGESMMNIYLDNFENWNSSDGVTTVTGIEFGIKHSLFQDYLLMDTVYPAIAMVIVLLVMCVYTRSMFITLMTMFAIISSLIVSYFLYRVVFNFEFFPFMNLTALIILVGIGADDAFVLCDVWNYTKFDKPHAETSETVSIALQHAALSMFVTSFTTAAAFYANYVSNITAIRCFGVYAGTAILVNYVLMVTWLPAVVVLHERYLLNIFSCFKKPQQQIYDNKSCWTVACQKCHKVLFAISEASRIFFEKVLPCIVIKFRYLWLFWFLALTVGGAYIVCINPKMKLPSLELSEFQVFRSSHPFERYDAEYKKLFMFERVHHGEELHMPITVIWGVSPEDNGNPLNPKSKGKLTLDSAFNIASPASQLWILHFCQKLRNQTFFYQTDEQDFTSCFIETFKQWMENQDCDEPALYPCCSHWSFPYKQEIFELCIKRAIMELERSTGYHLDSKTPGPRFDINDTIRAVVLEFQSTYLFTLAYEKMHQFYKEVDSWISNELSSAPEGLSHGWFVSNLEFYDLQDSLSDGTLIAMGLSVAVAFSVMLLTTWNIIISLYAIISIAGTIFVTVGSLVLLGWELNVLESVTISVAVGLSVDFAVHYGVAYRLAPDADREGKVIFSLSRMGSAIAMAALTTFVAGAMMMPSTVLAYTQLGTFMMLIMCISWAFATFFFQCMCRCLGPQGTCGQIPLPKKLQCSAFSHALSASPGDKRPSKTHTLNAYHLDPRGQTAEMEHEFYELEPLAAHSCAASEKTTYEETHICSEFFSSQARHLGLPVHTAYNSELNKSTKNDTSPALLQTSLEQHTMCHFFSLNQRCSCPNAYKHLKYGPPSCQQMGDCLCHQCAPTASSFVHVQNGLVPLKAAHQAPEGFVHPVPHIHPCPGLQCRAKPPGAPNALSRSFFLHPVQHIQAQDKITKTSVHSLQSLEEHLPKTVEPSSLVCRSAGALHKACCGPETHPRGLCKNRDLGTTEGSGGAADKDSVSVSQTNKAERQVEPSPSQTDVIMSSEHLNQNEPKFLFNHLIGEAGYRSCPNDPQSCGRIVRVKCNSVDCQIPNIGANVPAVLTPSELSGESLLIKTL